Proteins encoded within one genomic window of Brassica rapa cultivar Chiifu-401-42 chromosome A09, CAAS_Brap_v3.01, whole genome shotgun sequence:
- the LOC103843453 gene encoding covalently-linked cell wall protein 14: protein MDEKWKLSKKDASAASCSSSSSSKSKFSRSYSTSASSTKAPAFVRSSSTKCSVPSSISRSSSKKEKGSSSSSITQKYSSLAKEQKGRFYIMRRCVAMLVCWHKHDS, encoded by the coding sequence ATGGACGAGAAGTGGAAGCTGTCCAAAAAGGATGCATCAGCTGCATCGTGCTCATCTTCTAGTTCCTCTAAATCTAAGTTCTCTAGAAGCTACTCAACAAGCGCTTCCTCCACAAAGGCTCCTGCCTTCGTACGAAGCTCATCTACTAAATGCTCAGTGCCTTCCTCCATCTCCAGGAGCTCCTCAAAGAAAGAGAAAGGATCATCATCGTCTTCCATTACCCAAAAGTACAGTAGCTTGGCCAAAGAACAAAAGGGAAGGTTTTACATCATGAGAAGGTGTGTGGCTATGCTTGTATGTTGGCATAAACATGATTCTTAG